A section of the Oenanthe melanoleuca isolate GR-GAL-2019-014 chromosome 6, OMel1.0, whole genome shotgun sequence genome encodes:
- the EDRF1 gene encoding erythroid differentiation-related factor 1 isoform X2: MEESCGAGAAAPLRGDAEEPKQGSVLFLGGNEVKSSAVVKYSSAPPQAAFARLQEKTDLKLPPANWLRESAKLGPAGTTILGNSRKSKPFSSFGMAYDFIDSVGNDVDVVSDSENIKKLLKIPYSKSHVSMAVHRIGRTLLLDELDIQELFMRSSQTGDWTWLKEFYQRLIDQKWQRKKKSKEHWYQKAILSKFLYYSINGDGAAQPVPSTSKQHQEGPVAGESDEAGRASWPAPFEMPSSLSEDPGASNQGLKNDFVRNILWTFEDIHMLVGSNMPIFGGGRYPAVSLRLRDNNKPINVLTGIDYWLDNLICNVPELVMCFHVNGIVQKYEMIKTEDIPNLENSNFSTKVIKDIAQNILSFLKSNCTKEGHTYWLFKASGSDIVKLYDLTTLCEETEDKYQNPFTMPVAILLYKVACNMMLKKNQNKKHYGTIRTLLLNCLKLLDNGRHPQIIASANYMLSELFQLDEPKKEDSADFPINGNSDESYSEEEEEMPDSDENGSYSNSSDPPDDNKAVAIIKSVGELSVPEKYKSVHRIRPSCAFPVCHGTEERCRLVLNHVLEGLKSVDSSVKKEGDLPAADPSTPIPLKYEDESTSGGPESLEKQMALFLDKMGSFQKGKHSSQSGMIPGSWQYKMKLQLILKSSRAYYVLSDAAMVLQKYGRALRYIKLALQCHDTYCCLCGSMLPEVLVFLCQCLTLCGDIQLMLAQNANNRAAYLEEYNYQTKEDQEILHSLHRESRCQVFAWATDLSTDLEYQLSVSCKCYEAAYEILLFSNLKSQNPEQHIQVLKRMGNIRNEIGVFYMNQAAAVQTERVGNKNVSTTEQQLWKKSFSCFEEGIQNFESIDDATNAALLLCNTGRLMRICAQAHCAAEGDFKREFSPEEALYYNKAIDYYLKALRSLGKRDVHPAVWDSVNWELSTTYFTMATLQQDYAPLSRKAQEQIEKEVSEAMMKSLKYCDVDTASERQPLCQYRAATIHHRLASMYHSCLRNQVGDEHLRKQHRVLADLHYSKAVRLFQLLKDAPCEFLRVQLERVAFAEFQMASQNSSAGKLKTLSGALDIMTKTKGAFQLIRKELVAETEQISKDKSPAESMSVNDSSAGLNKEEVLKLLGIFESRMSFLLLQSIKLLTSSKKKIGGSSEEEAVLKTNKQVYSLLLRATANKGLSLLERTELLLSLLEQLAGTH, translated from the exons AACATCAAAAAACTCCTGAAGATCCCTTACAGCAAGTCTCATGTGAGCATGGCAGTGCACAGAATTGGGAGGACACTCCTGTTGGATGAGCTGGATATCCAGGAACTCTTCATGAGATCGTCTCAG ACAGGGGACTGGACATGGCTGAAAGAGTTTTATCAAAGGCTGATTGATCAGAAgtggcaaagaaaaaagaagagtaaaGAACATTGGTACCAGAAGGCAATACTTTCTAAGTTTTTGTATTACAG CATTAATGGagatggagctgctcagcctgttCCTTCCACTTCCAAGCAGCACCAGGAGGGTCCTGTTGCAGGTGAGAGTGATGAAGCAGGAAGGGCCTCCTGGCCAGCTCCTTTTGAAATGCCTTCCTCGCTATCTGAAGATCCAGGTGCCTCTAACCAG GGACTTAAAAATGACTTTGTTCGTAATATCCTGTGGACCTTTGAAGATATCCACATGTTGGTGGGATCAAATATGCCAATATTTGGAGGTGGGAGATACCCTGCTGTGAGCCTGCGTCTCAG gGATAACAACAAGCCAATAAATGTGCTAACAGGGATTGACTACTGGTTGGACAACTTAATATGCAACGTACCAGAGCTTGTGATGTGCTTTCATGTCAATGGAATTGTTCAG AAATATGAAATGATCAAGACTGAAGATATTCCCAATTTGGAAAACTCTAATTTTTCTACCAAAGTGATAAAAGATATTGCTCAAAATATCTTGTCTTTTCTGAAATCAAATTGCACCAAAGAAGGACACACCTATTGGCTGTTTAAAG caagtGGGAGTGACATAGTAAAGCTCTATGACCTCACCACACTTTGTGAAGAGACTGAAGACAAATACCAAAACCCTTTTACAATGCCAGTAGCAATTCTGCTGTACAA AGTTGCTTGCAATATGATGCTGAAGAAAAACCAGAACAAGAAACACTATGGCACGATCAGAACGTTGCTCCTGAATTGTCTGAAGTTGTTGGACAATGGCAGACATCCTCAA ATTATTGCTTCAGCAAACTACATGTTGTCAGAGCTTTTTCAGCTGGATGAACCTAAAAAAGAAGACAGTGCAGACTTCCCTATAAATGGAAATTCTGATGAAAGTTacagtgaggaagaggaagagatgCCAGACAGTGATGAAAATGGTTCTTACAGCAACAGTTCTGATCCCCCAGATGACAATAAAGCAGTGGCAATAATCAAATCTGTTGGGGAGCTGTCAGTACCAGAAAAGTACAAGTCTGTGCATCGAATACGT CCCAGCTGTGCATTCCCTGTCTGTCATGGCACTGAGGAGCGCTGCAGGCTGGTGCTCAACCACGTCCTGGAG GGCTTGAAGTCTGTTGACAGCAGTGTTAAAAAAGAAGGTGATCTCCCTGCAGCTGACCCCAGCACTCCAATTCCATTGAAATATGAGGATGAATCCACCAGTGGTGGTCCTGAGTCCCTGGAAAAACAGATGGCCTTATTTCTAGACAAAA TGGGCTCCTTCCAGAAGGGGAAGCATTCCAGTCAGTCAGGAATGATTCCTGGATCGTGGCAATATAAAATGAAACTCCAGCTCATCCTGAAATCATCCAGAGCTTATTATGTCCTGTCTGATGCTGCCATGGTCCTGCAGAAGTACGGGCGAGCGCTGCGCTACATCAAGCTGGCCTTGCAGTGCCATG atACCTACTGCTGTCTCTGTGGCAGCATGCTGCCTGAGGTGCTGGTGTTCCTGTGCCAGTGCTTAACCCTTTGTGGAGATATCCAGTTAATGCTGGCTCAGAATGCAAACAACAGAGCAGCTTACCTTGAAGAATATAATTACCAGACTAAAGAAGATCAGGAGATATTACACAGCCTTCACAGAGAATCCAGGTGCCAAG tgtttgCCTGGGCTACAGATTTATCCACAGACTTGGAATACCAGCTTTCTGTCAGTTGTAAATGCTATGAGGCAGCTTATGAAATCCTACTCTTCAGTAActtaaaaagccaaaacccagagcagcacatcCAGGTGCTCAAGAGGATGGGCAATATCAGGAATGAGATTGGAGTGTTCTACATGAAccaggcagctgcagtgcagacTGAGAGAGTGGGCAA TAAAAACGTCTCAacaacagagcagcagctctggaagaaGAGTTTCTCCTGCTTTGAAGAAGGAATTCAGAATTTTGAGTCCATTGATGATGCCACCAatgctgccctcctgctgtgCAACACGGGGAGGCTGATGAGGATCTGTGCCCAGGCCCACTGTGCAGCTGAAGGGGACTTCAAGAGGGAGTTTTCCCCAGAAGAGGCCCTTTATTACAATAAG GCTATTGACTACTACCTGAAGGCATTGAGGTCCCTGGGGAAGAGGGATGTGCATCCAGCTGTTTGGGATTCTGTGAACTGGGAGCTGTCTACAACATATTTCACCATGGCAACTCTGCAGCAGGACTATGCTCCCTTATCCAGAAAGGCTCAGGAACAG ATAGAGAAGGAAGTCAGTGAAGCCATGATGAAGTCCTTGAAGTACTGTGATGTTGATACAGCGTCTGAACGACAGCCCCTGTGCCAGTACCGAGCTGCCACCATCCACCACAGGCTGGCTTCAATGTACCACAGCTGCCTCAGGAACCAG GTTGGGGATGAGCACCTGAGGAAGCAGCACCGTGTCCTTGCTGATCTCCACTACAGCAAAGCAGTGCGActcttccagctgctgaaggaTGCCCCCTGTGAGTTCCTGCgtgtgcagctggagagagTGGCCTTTGCAGAGTTCCAGATGGCCA gtcagaacagcagtgctgggaaattAAAGACTCTGTCTGGGGCCCTTGATATAATGACCAAAACCAAGGGTGCATTTCAGCTCATCAGGAAGGAGCTTGTGGCAGAAACTGAACAG ATCAGCAAGGATAAAAGTCCTGCTGAGAGCATGTCAGTGAACGATTCCTCTGCAGGCCTTAACAAAGAGGAAGTCTTGAAACTGCTCGGGATTTTTGAGTCCAGGAtgtctttccttctcctccaatCCATTAAATTGTTAActtcaagcaaaaaaaagatTGG GGGCAGCAGTGAGGAAGAAGcagttctgaaaacaaacaagcaggTTTATTCCCTGCTGCTCCGTGCCACTGCCAACAAGGGGCTGTCGCTGCTGGAGCGCacggagctgctgctgtccctgctggagcagctggctggcacccactga
- the EDRF1 gene encoding erythroid differentiation-related factor 1 isoform X1, translating into MEESCGAGAAAPLRGDAEEPKQGSVLFLGGNEVKSSAVVKYSSAPPQAAFARLQEKTDLKLPPANWLRESAKLGPAGTTILGNSRKSKPFSSFGMAYDFIDSVGNDVDVVSDSENIKKLLKIPYSKSHVSMAVHRIGRTLLLDELDIQELFMRSSQTGDWTWLKEFYQRLIDQKWQRKKKSKEHWYQKAILSKFLYYSINGDGAAQPVPSTSKQHQEGPVAGESDEAGRASWPAPFEMPSSLSEDPGASNQGNVPLEPSYLVGHVASAPREQNLTPLFNDGENSQGLKNDFVRNILWTFEDIHMLVGSNMPIFGGGRYPAVSLRLRDNNKPINVLTGIDYWLDNLICNVPELVMCFHVNGIVQKYEMIKTEDIPNLENSNFSTKVIKDIAQNILSFLKSNCTKEGHTYWLFKASGSDIVKLYDLTTLCEETEDKYQNPFTMPVAILLYKVACNMMLKKNQNKKHYGTIRTLLLNCLKLLDNGRHPQIIASANYMLSELFQLDEPKKEDSADFPINGNSDESYSEEEEEMPDSDENGSYSNSSDPPDDNKAVAIIKSVGELSVPEKYKSVHRIRPSCAFPVCHGTEERCRLVLNHVLEGLKSVDSSVKKEGDLPAADPSTPIPLKYEDESTSGGPESLEKQMALFLDKMGSFQKGKHSSQSGMIPGSWQYKMKLQLILKSSRAYYVLSDAAMVLQKYGRALRYIKLALQCHDTYCCLCGSMLPEVLVFLCQCLTLCGDIQLMLAQNANNRAAYLEEYNYQTKEDQEILHSLHRESRCQVFAWATDLSTDLEYQLSVSCKCYEAAYEILLFSNLKSQNPEQHIQVLKRMGNIRNEIGVFYMNQAAAVQTERVGNKNVSTTEQQLWKKSFSCFEEGIQNFESIDDATNAALLLCNTGRLMRICAQAHCAAEGDFKREFSPEEALYYNKAIDYYLKALRSLGKRDVHPAVWDSVNWELSTTYFTMATLQQDYAPLSRKAQEQIEKEVSEAMMKSLKYCDVDTASERQPLCQYRAATIHHRLASMYHSCLRNQVGDEHLRKQHRVLADLHYSKAVRLFQLLKDAPCEFLRVQLERVAFAEFQMASQNSSAGKLKTLSGALDIMTKTKGAFQLIRKELVAETEQISKDKSPAESMSVNDSSAGLNKEEVLKLLGIFESRMSFLLLQSIKLLTSSKKKIGGSSEEEAVLKTNKQVYSLLLRATANKGLSLLERTELLLSLLEQLAGTH; encoded by the exons AACATCAAAAAACTCCTGAAGATCCCTTACAGCAAGTCTCATGTGAGCATGGCAGTGCACAGAATTGGGAGGACACTCCTGTTGGATGAGCTGGATATCCAGGAACTCTTCATGAGATCGTCTCAG ACAGGGGACTGGACATGGCTGAAAGAGTTTTATCAAAGGCTGATTGATCAGAAgtggcaaagaaaaaagaagagtaaaGAACATTGGTACCAGAAGGCAATACTTTCTAAGTTTTTGTATTACAG CATTAATGGagatggagctgctcagcctgttCCTTCCACTTCCAAGCAGCACCAGGAGGGTCCTGTTGCAGGTGAGAGTGATGAAGCAGGAAGGGCCTCCTGGCCAGCTCCTTTTGAAATGCCTTCCTCGCTATCTGAAGATCCAGGTGCCTCTAACCAG GGAAATGTGCCTCTTGAACCCTCATATCTAGTGGGGCACGTGGCCTCAGCCCCCAGAGAACAAAACCTGACTCCTTTGTTCAATGACGGGGAGAACAGTCAG GGACTTAAAAATGACTTTGTTCGTAATATCCTGTGGACCTTTGAAGATATCCACATGTTGGTGGGATCAAATATGCCAATATTTGGAGGTGGGAGATACCCTGCTGTGAGCCTGCGTCTCAG gGATAACAACAAGCCAATAAATGTGCTAACAGGGATTGACTACTGGTTGGACAACTTAATATGCAACGTACCAGAGCTTGTGATGTGCTTTCATGTCAATGGAATTGTTCAG AAATATGAAATGATCAAGACTGAAGATATTCCCAATTTGGAAAACTCTAATTTTTCTACCAAAGTGATAAAAGATATTGCTCAAAATATCTTGTCTTTTCTGAAATCAAATTGCACCAAAGAAGGACACACCTATTGGCTGTTTAAAG caagtGGGAGTGACATAGTAAAGCTCTATGACCTCACCACACTTTGTGAAGAGACTGAAGACAAATACCAAAACCCTTTTACAATGCCAGTAGCAATTCTGCTGTACAA AGTTGCTTGCAATATGATGCTGAAGAAAAACCAGAACAAGAAACACTATGGCACGATCAGAACGTTGCTCCTGAATTGTCTGAAGTTGTTGGACAATGGCAGACATCCTCAA ATTATTGCTTCAGCAAACTACATGTTGTCAGAGCTTTTTCAGCTGGATGAACCTAAAAAAGAAGACAGTGCAGACTTCCCTATAAATGGAAATTCTGATGAAAGTTacagtgaggaagaggaagagatgCCAGACAGTGATGAAAATGGTTCTTACAGCAACAGTTCTGATCCCCCAGATGACAATAAAGCAGTGGCAATAATCAAATCTGTTGGGGAGCTGTCAGTACCAGAAAAGTACAAGTCTGTGCATCGAATACGT CCCAGCTGTGCATTCCCTGTCTGTCATGGCACTGAGGAGCGCTGCAGGCTGGTGCTCAACCACGTCCTGGAG GGCTTGAAGTCTGTTGACAGCAGTGTTAAAAAAGAAGGTGATCTCCCTGCAGCTGACCCCAGCACTCCAATTCCATTGAAATATGAGGATGAATCCACCAGTGGTGGTCCTGAGTCCCTGGAAAAACAGATGGCCTTATTTCTAGACAAAA TGGGCTCCTTCCAGAAGGGGAAGCATTCCAGTCAGTCAGGAATGATTCCTGGATCGTGGCAATATAAAATGAAACTCCAGCTCATCCTGAAATCATCCAGAGCTTATTATGTCCTGTCTGATGCTGCCATGGTCCTGCAGAAGTACGGGCGAGCGCTGCGCTACATCAAGCTGGCCTTGCAGTGCCATG atACCTACTGCTGTCTCTGTGGCAGCATGCTGCCTGAGGTGCTGGTGTTCCTGTGCCAGTGCTTAACCCTTTGTGGAGATATCCAGTTAATGCTGGCTCAGAATGCAAACAACAGAGCAGCTTACCTTGAAGAATATAATTACCAGACTAAAGAAGATCAGGAGATATTACACAGCCTTCACAGAGAATCCAGGTGCCAAG tgtttgCCTGGGCTACAGATTTATCCACAGACTTGGAATACCAGCTTTCTGTCAGTTGTAAATGCTATGAGGCAGCTTATGAAATCCTACTCTTCAGTAActtaaaaagccaaaacccagagcagcacatcCAGGTGCTCAAGAGGATGGGCAATATCAGGAATGAGATTGGAGTGTTCTACATGAAccaggcagctgcagtgcagacTGAGAGAGTGGGCAA TAAAAACGTCTCAacaacagagcagcagctctggaagaaGAGTTTCTCCTGCTTTGAAGAAGGAATTCAGAATTTTGAGTCCATTGATGATGCCACCAatgctgccctcctgctgtgCAACACGGGGAGGCTGATGAGGATCTGTGCCCAGGCCCACTGTGCAGCTGAAGGGGACTTCAAGAGGGAGTTTTCCCCAGAAGAGGCCCTTTATTACAATAAG GCTATTGACTACTACCTGAAGGCATTGAGGTCCCTGGGGAAGAGGGATGTGCATCCAGCTGTTTGGGATTCTGTGAACTGGGAGCTGTCTACAACATATTTCACCATGGCAACTCTGCAGCAGGACTATGCTCCCTTATCCAGAAAGGCTCAGGAACAG ATAGAGAAGGAAGTCAGTGAAGCCATGATGAAGTCCTTGAAGTACTGTGATGTTGATACAGCGTCTGAACGACAGCCCCTGTGCCAGTACCGAGCTGCCACCATCCACCACAGGCTGGCTTCAATGTACCACAGCTGCCTCAGGAACCAG GTTGGGGATGAGCACCTGAGGAAGCAGCACCGTGTCCTTGCTGATCTCCACTACAGCAAAGCAGTGCGActcttccagctgctgaaggaTGCCCCCTGTGAGTTCCTGCgtgtgcagctggagagagTGGCCTTTGCAGAGTTCCAGATGGCCA gtcagaacagcagtgctgggaaattAAAGACTCTGTCTGGGGCCCTTGATATAATGACCAAAACCAAGGGTGCATTTCAGCTCATCAGGAAGGAGCTTGTGGCAGAAACTGAACAG ATCAGCAAGGATAAAAGTCCTGCTGAGAGCATGTCAGTGAACGATTCCTCTGCAGGCCTTAACAAAGAGGAAGTCTTGAAACTGCTCGGGATTTTTGAGTCCAGGAtgtctttccttctcctccaatCCATTAAATTGTTAActtcaagcaaaaaaaagatTGG GGGCAGCAGTGAGGAAGAAGcagttctgaaaacaaacaagcaggTTTATTCCCTGCTGCTCCGTGCCACTGCCAACAAGGGGCTGTCGCTGCTGGAGCGCacggagctgctgctgtccctgctggagcagctggctggcacccactga
- the UROS gene encoding uroporphyrinogen-III synthase isoform X1: MKVLLLKDPKDKDSGPDPYIKELGSYSLEATLIPVLSFEFTSLDSLFEKLSHPECYGGLVFTSPRALEAIKICLKEKSKKEAWSKSLKQMWNIKPTYVVGKATASLVEEIGLIPQGEKAGNAEKLAEYICSREKPNSSALLFPCGALKREVLPTVLRGKGIPLESFTVYQTTQHPDLQEALSSYFSQQGVPASVAFFSPSGVKFCLQHIQKLSGDLINQVKFAAIGPSTAEALQSAGVAVSCTAGSPTAQELAAAIHTALQPHSCSVPP, encoded by the exons ATGAAggttctgctgctgaaggatCCCAAAGACAAAGATTCAGGACCAGATCCATATATTAAA GAATTAGGATCATACAGCTTGGAAGCAACATTGATCCCAGTTTTGTCTTTTGAATTCACCTCTCTTGACAGCTTATTTGAGAAG CTTTCCCATCCAGAGTGCTATGGAGGCCTAGTTTTTACCAGCCCAAGAGCATTAGAAGCCATCAAGATATGTTTAAAAGAGAAGAGTAAAAAAGAAG CCTGGTCAAAATCTCTTAAACAAATGTGGAATATCAAACCAACATATGTGGTAGGAAAAGCTACAGCTTCTTTAG TGGAAGAAATTGGTCTTATTCCACAAGGAGAAAAGGCTGGAAATGCTGAGAAATTAGCTGAATATATTTGTTCAA GAGAGAAACCCAATTCCTCAGCTCTCCTATTTCCTTGTGGAGCCCTGAAAAGAGAAGTACTTCCTACAGTGCTTAGAGGAAAAG GCATACCCCTGGAGAGCTTCACTGTTTATCAAACAACTCAGCACCCTGATCTGCAGGAAGCTCTGAGCAGTTACTTCTCCCAGCAG GGGGTCCCTGCGAGTGTCGCGTTCTTCAGCCCATCTGGTGTCAAATTCTGCCTCCAGCACATCCAGAAGCTTTCAGGGGATCTGATCAACCAAGTGAAG TTCGCTGCCATcggccccagcacagcagaggccCTGCAGAGCGCCGGGGTCGCCGtgagctgcactgcagggagcCCCACGGcccaggagctggctgctgccatccacacagccctgcagccacacagctgctctgtgcccccctga
- the UROS gene encoding uroporphyrinogen-III synthase isoform X2 produces the protein MKVLLLKDPKDKDSGPDPYIKELGSYSLEATLIPVLSFEFTSLDSLFEKLSHPECYGGLVFTSPRALEAIKICLKEKSKKEAWSKSLKQMWNIKPTYVVGKATASLGEKPNSSALLFPCGALKREVLPTVLRGKGIPLESFTVYQTTQHPDLQEALSSYFSQQGVPASVAFFSPSGVKFCLQHIQKLSGDLINQVKFAAIGPSTAEALQSAGVAVSCTAGSPTAQELAAAIHTALQPHSCSVPP, from the exons ATGAAggttctgctgctgaaggatCCCAAAGACAAAGATTCAGGACCAGATCCATATATTAAA GAATTAGGATCATACAGCTTGGAAGCAACATTGATCCCAGTTTTGTCTTTTGAATTCACCTCTCTTGACAGCTTATTTGAGAAG CTTTCCCATCCAGAGTGCTATGGAGGCCTAGTTTTTACCAGCCCAAGAGCATTAGAAGCCATCAAGATATGTTTAAAAGAGAAGAGTAAAAAAGAAG CCTGGTCAAAATCTCTTAAACAAATGTGGAATATCAAACCAACATATGTGGTAGGAAAAGCTACAGCTTCTTTAG GAGAGAAACCCAATTCCTCAGCTCTCCTATTTCCTTGTGGAGCCCTGAAAAGAGAAGTACTTCCTACAGTGCTTAGAGGAAAAG GCATACCCCTGGAGAGCTTCACTGTTTATCAAACAACTCAGCACCCTGATCTGCAGGAAGCTCTGAGCAGTTACTTCTCCCAGCAG GGGGTCCCTGCGAGTGTCGCGTTCTTCAGCCCATCTGGTGTCAAATTCTGCCTCCAGCACATCCAGAAGCTTTCAGGGGATCTGATCAACCAAGTGAAG TTCGCTGCCATcggccccagcacagcagaggccCTGCAGAGCGCCGGGGTCGCCGtgagctgcactgcagggagcCCCACGGcccaggagctggctgctgccatccacacagccctgcagccacacagctgctctgtgcccccctga